The following are encoded together in the Daucus carota subsp. sativus chromosome 5, DH1 v3.0, whole genome shotgun sequence genome:
- the LOC108223487 gene encoding 5'-3' exoribonuclease 3 — MGVPAFYRWLAEKYPMVVVDVIEEEAVEIEGVKIPVDTSKPNPNQLEYDNLYLDMNGIIHPCFHPEDRPSPTSFTEVFQCMFDYIDRLFVMVRPRKLLYMAIDGVAPRAKMNQQRSRRFRAAKDAADAAAEEERLREEFEKAGRKLPPKQESQVCDSNVITPGTEFMAVLSVALQYYIHLRINNDPGWKSVKVILSDANVPGEGEHKIMSYIRLQRNLPGFDPNTRHCLYGLDADLIMLALATHEIHFSILREVVFTPGQQNKCFLCGQMGHMAAECEGKAKRKNGEFDEKCEIVPKKPYQFLHIWTLREYLELEMRIPNIPFTIDFERIVDDFIFMCFFVGNDFLPHMPTLEIREGAINLLLAVYKKEFRALGGYLTDGSKPNLSRVEHFIQAVGSYEDKIFSKRARLHQRQAERVKRDKAQLKRGDDAEPQIKPDMVPVARFHGSRLASGHAPSPYQHTQSANQRAPKVARLSSEATIGAALVEAENNLENEASDNKEELKTKLKGILREKSDAFNSENPEEDKVKLGEPGWKERYYEEKFSAKTPEELDRVRRDVVLSYAEGLCWVMHYYYEGVCSWQWFYPYHYAPFASDLKDLGQLNISFELGSPFKPFNQLLGVFPAASSHALPQQYRKLMTDPNSPIIDFYPADFEVDMNGKRFAWQGIAKLPFIDEARLLAEVAKIEYTLTDEEVRRNSTMYDMLFVALSHPLSPYIFSLDDRCKQLDDKERTQIKEQIDPGASGGMNGYISLCAGDPCPTIFRSPVEGMEDIMDNQVICAIYILPDAHNHIAHPPPGVKLPKKTVSFGDLTPEPVLWHEDSGRKPWENKRNNPPGAISGRQLGDAAHRLVANSLQIKKDRNVDGDHYGHPPYVTTHGPAFHPNQTLRHHGQEQYRMVPPAYPEGRHMLPNSVPGHSQYDRSYNQPYASSSTRHPNNWHRPPLDQSRDYPPQVYHSQGSHQNRHVYQPRGPLHAVQAPPPIAAGVPFYQQVGYQAYGGANYHHQNGGPPTVNPRVGRDYGRHQQFGNQFSALDISRGVRRPPPPPGYRR, encoded by the exons ATGGGAGTTCCGGCGTTCTACCGGTGGCTAGCGGAGAAGTATCCGATGGTTGTGGTGGATGTAATTGAAGAAGAGGCTGTTGAAATTGAAGGTGTTAAGATTCCTGTTGATACTTCTAAACCTAATCCCAATCAACTTGAATATGATAATTTGTATCTCGATATGAATGGAATTATTCACCCTTGTTTTCATCCTGAGGACCGC CCTTCTCCAACCTCCTTCACCGAGGTGTTTCAGTGTATGTTTGATTACATCGATAGGCTTTTCGTGATGGTGCGTCCTCGAAAGCTGCTTTACATGGCTATCG ATGGTGTTGCCCCAAGGGCAAAAATGAACCAGCAACGATCTAGGCGGTTTAGAGCAGCCAAAGATGCAGCAGATGCG GCAGCTGAAGAGGAAAGGTTGCGTGAGGAATTTGAGAAGGCAGGCAGAAAGCTTCCCCCAAAACAGGAGTCTCAAGTCTGTGATTCTAATGTTATAACTCCTGGAACTGAGTTTATGGCAGTTTTGTCAGTTGCTCTACAGTATTATATCCATCTTAGAATTAACAATGACCCTGGATGGAAATCTGTGAAG GTAATACTTTCTGATGCAAATGTTCCTGGTGAAGGGGAACACAAAATTATGTCCTACATTCGACTGCAGAGAAACCTTCCTGGTTTTGATCCAAATACACGGCACTGCCTGTATGGTTTG GATGCTGATCTCATCATGCTGGCTTTGGCTACCCATGAGATTCATTTTTCAATTCTCAGGGAG GTTGTATTCACTCCGGGACAGCAAAACAAGTGTTTTCTTTGCGGTCAAATGGGCCACATGGCCGCAGAATGTGAAGGAAAGGCCAAAAGGAAGAATGGGGAGTTTGACGAGAAATGTGAAATTGTTCCCAAAAAACCATACCAG TTTCTCCACATTTGGACTCTTAGGGAGTACTTGGAGCTTGAGATGAGGATTCCTAATATTCCTTTCACAATTGATTTTGAGCGCATCGTTGATGATTTCATCTTCATGTGTTTCTTTGTGGGCAATGATTTTTTACCACATATGCCTACATTGGAGATCCGTGAG GGTGCAATCAATCTGCTTTTGGCTGTTTACAAGAAGGAATTTCGAGCTTTAGGTGGTTATCTGACCGATGGAAGCAAG CCAAACTTGAGCAGGGTAGAGCATTTCATTCAAGCTGTGGGATCATACGAGGACAAGATTTTTAGTAAAAGAGCTCGGTTGCATCAG CGTCAAGCTGAGAGAGTCAAGCGTGATAAAGCTCAATTGAAGAGAGGAGATGATGCCGAGCCACAAATTAAACCTGATATGGTACCAGTTGCCAGATTTCATGGTTCTCGTCTTGCCTCAGGTCATGCACCATCACCATATCAACATACACAATCCGCCAACCAGAGAGCCCCAAAAGTTGCACGGCTGTCTTCTGAGGCCACTATTGGTGCTGCTCTTGTCGAAGCTGAGAATAATCTTGAAAATGAG GCATCTGACAACAAAGAGGAATTAAAAACAAAGTTAAAGGGGATACTTCGTGAAAAATCTGATGCTTTCAACTCTGAGAATCCTGAGGAAGACAAG GTAAAACTGGGAGAGCCAGGTTGGAAGGAGAGGTATTATGAAGAAAAGTTTTCTGCAAAGACTCCCGAGGAACTTGATAGGGTTCGCAGAGATGTT GTATTGAGTTACGCAGAAGGTTTGTGTTGGGTTATGCATTATTACTACGAAGGAGTTTGTTCATGGCAATG GTTTTATCCTTATCATTATGCTCCATTTGCTTCTGATCTTAAAGATCTTGGACAGTTGAATATAAGCTTTGAACTTGGATCTCCATTCAAACCATTTAATCAGCTGTTGGGAGTATTTCCTGCTGCAAG TTCCCATGCACTTCCTCAGCAGTACAGGAAATTGATGACTGATCCAAATTCGCCTATCATTGATTTTTATCCAGCTG ATTTTGAAGTGGATATGAATGGGAAGAGATTTGCTTGGCAG GGTATTGCCAAATTGCCGTTCATTGATGAAGCTCGTCTTCTTGCAGAGGTTGCAAAAATCGAGTATACTTTAACG GATGAAGAAGTTCGGAGAAACAGTACAATGTATGACATGCTTTTTGTGGCACTATCTCACCCTCTATCTCCATACATATTTTCTCTGGATGATCGTTGTAAGCAGTTGGATGACAAAGAACGAACTCAAATAAAGGAGCAAATTGATCCTGGGGCCAG TGGTGGGATGAATGGTTATATATCTCTTTGTGCTGGAGATCCATGCCCAACAATATTCAGATCACCGGTTGAGGGAATGGAAGATATTATGGACAATCAAGTGAT ATGTGCTATTTACATACTTCCAGATGCTCATAATCATATTGCACATCCTCCTCCAGGAGTTAAACTTCCGAAAAAG ACTGTCTCATTTGGGGATCTAACGCCTGAGCCTGTTCTGTGGCACGAAGATTCTGGAAGGAAGCCCTGGGAAAATAAAAG GAATAACCCCCCAGGAGCCATTTCTGGAAGGCAGTTGGGTGATGCTGCACATCGGCTTGTAGCAAATAGCTTACAGATAAAGAAAGATAGAAATGTTGATGGAGATCACTATGGTCATCCTCCGTATGTCACTACACATGGCCCAGCGTTTCATCCAAACCAAACTCTTAGACACCATGGTCAGGAACAGTACAGAATGGTGCCGCCAGCTTATCCTGAAGGTCGCCATATGTTACCAAATTCTGTTCCGGGGCACAGTCAATATGATCGTTCTTATAACCAACCCTATGCTTCATCATCAACACGCCatcctaacaattggcatcgtCCTCCATTGGATCAGAGTAGGGATTATCCTCCACAAGTATATCACTCCCAAGGATCACATCAAAATAGGCATGTATATCAACCACGTGGCCCTCTTCATGCAGTCCAAGCACCACCTCCAATTGCAGCTGGTGTTCCGTTTTATCAACAAGTCGGATATCAAGCATATGGTGGTGCCAATTATCATCACCAGAATGGGGGCCCACCCACAGTAAACCCAAGAGTAGGCAGAGATTATGGTCGTCATCAACAATTTGGCAACCAGTTCTCAGCATTAGACATTAGTAGAGGAGTTCGAAGGCCACCACCGCCACCTGGTTACCGCCGTTAA
- the LOC108221466 gene encoding uncharacterized protein LOC108221466: protein MGVYQIPDLVRCRLHAATFRDSAYQWFQKLEPTSITSWISMRTMFLTQFQATVKYAPPVTTLANIKQKEGETLHAYFKHFNVESSNVRGATDETLKSFLVAGLRVGTDFWKHLQGNDPKSLADLYARAEAYKNVEQSLAESRKNERSPVKARQKRRDRSPSPEQRGRRRSPNRVNTTYRRNYTPPRDHEERGDRWTSLAAPIDHIFEVNRDKRLFRRPAPLNSWQAKNKDKYCEYHESTGHDIHECRQLKEEIESLIKEGHLNEWIVREARSRRYIRAKDKRGLGYTGDQERGKQEDIQFVKEGNIHIIFGGPHLAGEGTKAMERYAKEAKGRPLTNVHNLSSRPPKIFRGEAIDITFSEEDARWVHHPHNDALVIALRIGPMNVHRVLVDNGSSVNIIYYSTYQKLGLPDKDMKVEDVYIYGFGGEAVKVKGPVTLGEGTCSATQVMDFMIVDHDSSHNAIIGRPLLKEMRVVTSIYHLSMKFPTPGGIGIVGGCQYDSRECYLQSLKGFKKSRSLKEPTGANASEVVNMTYFVQFPDEEDSVKQAKGKGKMEIDSDAELKPCSIWEKGETSGTKDESDTQGCP from the coding sequence ATGGGTGTCTACCAGATACCGGATCTTGTTAGGTGTAGACTCCATGCGGCCACGTTCAGAGATAGCGCCTACCAATGGTTCCAGAAGTTGGAACCAACATCCATCACTTCTTGGATAAGCATGCGGACTATGTTCTTGACTCAGTTCCAGGCAACCGTCAAGTATGCTCCACCAGTCACCACTTTGGCAAACATCAAACAGAAGGAAGGAGAGACTCTCCATGCCTACTTCAAGCATTTTAATGTGGAATCATCTAATGTTCGGGGTGCGACAGATGAGACATTGAAAAGTTTCTTGGTGGCAGGGCTTCGAGTAGGAACCGACTTTTGGAAGCATCTGCAAGGCAATGATCCCAAGTCCTTGGCAGATCTTTATGCAAGGGCTGAGGCATACAAGAATGTCGAACAATCACTGGCTGAGAGTCGGAAGAATGAAAGAAGTCCCGTTAAGGCCCGGCAAAAGAGGAGAGACCGGTCCCCGAGTCCAGAGCAAAGAGGGAGGCGACGGAGTCCCAATCGGGTCAACACCACTTACAGAAGAAACTACACGCCTCCTAGAGATCATGAAGAAAGAGGAGATCGCTGGACATCGCTCGCTGCGCCAATTGACCACATCTTCGAAGTTAATCGTGACAAGAGACTCTTCCGCAGGCCAGCACCACTAAATTCTTGGCAAGCCAAGAATAAGGACAAGTACTGTGAGTACCACGAATCAACCGGGCATGATATCCATGAATGCAGACAACTGAAAGAAGAGATCGAATCGCTAATCAAAGAAGGTCACCTTAATGAGTGGATAGTTCGTGAAGCCCGATCCCGACGGTACATTCGAGCCAAGGACAAAAGAGGACTTGGCTACACTGGCGATCAAGAAAGGGGGAAGCAAGAAGATATCCAATTCGTTAAGGAAGGGAACATTCATATCATTTTTGGAGGACCACATTTGGCCGGTGAGGGGACCAAGGCTATGGAGAGATATGCAAAGGAAGCTAAAGGTAGGCCCCTTACCAATGTACATAATTTGTCATCTAGACCTCCTAAGATCTTTAGAGGAGAAGCTATTGACATTACCTTTTCAGAGGAAGATGCCAGATGGGTTCACCACCCGCACAATGACGCCCTAGTGATCGCCCTTCGCATTGGTCCGATGAATGTTCACCGAGTGCTTGTTGATAACGGTAGCTCAGTCAACATTATCTACTACAGCACCTACCAGAAGCTAGGCCTCCCTGACAAGGACATGAAGGTTGAGGATGTGTACATATATGGGTTTGGAGGAGAAGCGGTGAAAGTGAAAGGCCCAGTGACCCTAGGAGAAGGAACATGTTCGGCCACTCAGGTCATGGATTTCATGATTGTAGATCATGACTCATCACATAATGCCATCATTGGGCGGCCGTTACTGAAGGAGATGAGGGTGGTCACATCAATATACCACTTATCTATGAAATTCCCAACACCTGGAGGAATCGGAATTGTAGGAGGATGCCAATACGACTCTAGAGAGTGTTACTTGCAATCTCTCAAAGGTTTCAAGAAGAGTCGATCACTGAAAGAACCCACGGGTGCAAACGCTAGTGAGGTGGTCAATATGACTTACTTCGTCCAGTTCCCTGATGAAGAAGATAGTGTTAAGCAAGCGAAAGGGAAGGGAAAGATGGAGATAGATTCGGATGCAGAACTTAAACCTTGCTCTATATGGGAGAAAGGAGAGACGTCTGGAACCAAAGATGAGTCTGATACCCAAGGTTGCCCTTAG